GTAGATGGTCGGCGTCACGTCCGGACAGACATCTCCCAGCAGCATAAGATTCACCAGTTTGGTAAGGCTCGAGGTCAGCCGTTCGCCGGCCACTCCTGAGCCGTAACTGGTGAGATCTATCAGATGCTGCGGGGAAACACTGCCCAGACCCGACGCCGATCCCTTAGGGATAGAGGCGAGAGCAGTAAGAACATCTCTTTCCGTGGCGTGTAGGCAGGCTGAAGGGTCGGATGGAGGGTCAACGAAAATAGGGATCGAAGGGCCTGGAGGATGCTTGGAGTGTAATGCGGCTGCGGTCTCCGGTGTATCGGGTGCTAACGTGtcatttgaaaataaaagacGTGTTGCACCTTTCAAGTCTCCATCATGGATTTTCTCCTCGACCTTCCCAAACAGATCGTACTTTTTACTGTGTGCTCTAGAAAAAAACAGTGGATTAGTTATGGTAGGatgtaaaatgttgtttttaatcTTTTGTGTTAGGGATATATATATTGGTATTGGTATTTGTTTCTTCTGAGACATGAaggaatttgtatgaaaaagtaagAAGCTCGTGCCAAGAACTACTGTTGTTATTTCTGACACAATCgtttattacatttaattttgttaattctTCCGATACAGTGGAACGCGCACCCCGTGGTATGCGTTTGATTATTGAAGTAGATTGTTTGAGTTGACGGAGGAGAGTTTGGAGAGGCGTGGTAGAAGTAGAGGATGGGCGAGAAGAAGAGGAGCTGGGATTTGGCACATTTGGTAAGACAGGAGAAGAGAGGGCGACACGTACCTGATGGATACGTGTCTGGTGGATATGCAGACCTTTTGGTGTCTGGAAAATCCTTTGGCACACGCAACATTCCATTAGAGGCAACAGGCATATACATTTATTATGAGTATGTACACACCGTATAGAAAATATAAATGCTATttaaaaactattcacaaactGTTCAATAAAATGCCTAGCTGCGAAATTATAACTACCAAAACTAAAcgtaaatataaatagaaaacagCTGTTGACAGATCGACTTCAGTTTGACGTTCGACGGTAAAAATTTGTGAAGTGCGCATGTGAGGTTTGTCTGTCGGCCTGACGATATGGGGCCCGGCCAATAGCACGTAgtcacagtattacaattattcttATTCCCTACAGTAGCGTGACGAATGTACTTACTGATCTGGGCTGAAAGGACAATGGTTAACGTTATTGATTAGCTGTGTTACAAATATTAGTCTAGTTAGTTCCTCGTTAATACACATAAATGAAGCAGTTGTTAAACTATTTGTtatgtattaaattttaattttattaatttctagGAAAATTGCTAAAcatctaaaaactgttgggTCGAACGAGAGCAgacttcttaaggggcccactcatagagactatataaaggagccaaatctctatgtatgaaaagtgtccatcaaaaaacagtaattaggcggcgccaccatacaccgaaatgaccgaaatactaccaaaagcaacctacgtaatttggtcgggttatttgttggttcatgttatacttatgtcccagtgcctaactagcgccaccggagagattaggaactattatttaaagctgaaagcggtcactttttcaacaattctgccataagagattggtattctataccatccataaattaAAGCTTCATGtctaaaatcgcatgcgatttgttgCATGGTATAAAGAgctttaatacatttttgacatCATTGACAGAACTATTTCAACTATTGTGCGTGGGTTATGTGACAATTAAAAAGCAGTTCTATatagaaattaaattttttggGGCGTTATAAGAAATTTCAGTGAACGTATATATATTTCGGTACTGTTTAAAAATGATATATTGATATAGTTGCACAAACATACACAGAAATGGCAGAGTCAAACTTCAGGTAATTAAGTAGTTGGTTGTaaattttcatatttacaaccCGCGTCGACCTACTGACTCATATCCCTGCTTTATTTCAGTAAAGTCGATGAATATGGATTTGAGAGGCACGAAGATTTTGATTTCGAGAGCTATGAACAATTCATGTCAGTATACTTACGAGTTCTCGCAACGCGAGCTCAGAAATGGGCCTCACTCCTCGGCGAAGGAAAGTCGGTGAAGCGCACTAATATCGTCAAAAGATACGTTCGCAAAGGAATTCcaagtaaatatttatagttttaaatactttaagAATTCGCTTATTGTATATCTAGACTAGATAAGTTTTCATCACATCCAAACTACAATTCAAAATCTATTATTTATAGGTGAACATAGGCCTGCGGTATGGATGGCAATATCGGATGCAGAAAAGATGAAAAATCAAAGCCCTGATCTTTATCACAAAATTTTAGACAGACCCTTTGAAAAAGAATTGGTAGATTTAGTTAAAACAGATTTACCTAGGACATTCCCAGATAATATATATTTCACAAAGGAGGCTAATCATCAGACACATCTGTTTCACATACTTATAGCATACGCACACAACAACCGTGTGGTTGGCTATTGTCAAGGACTGAACTACATTGCAGGTATTTCAAATATTGTTAGTTTTTACCGTAGGAATAAGCTTGTGTTgcaatatatttggccactttggctgtCACTATATatttcagaaatcagaaatcatcgcatttattcgtgataaactataacatacaaaagtataaaaacaacaaagaaatataaatataaaaataaatagtttaccacgaaatggtcccgcctcagcataatgctgatcTTCCGATCGTTATTTGATGCTAACTATATTATTGCTGCTATAAGATGCTAAATATAAATAGAAAGGTATTGTTTTTAGCATAGAAACAatccttataataaaattatttactttaaatttaaaaagtaaaaattgaaattgaaaatgtaaatgtagttaataagctataatatattatttcctGATTTCTATACAGTTTCCATTGTCTGGGAGAGGacactgacttctgtaacacaggtttttacctagctcagaagtcagggacttcaaaatattttttgtacttgcttttgtcaataaaaatatttttatttattttatttattatattacatggATTGTGAATGTTATATACAAAACTGTTTCAGGTTTATTGCTGCTTGCAACAAAAAGTGAAGAAGTATCATTTTGGTTGCTGAAAGTACTTGTAGAAAAGATTCTTCCAGACTATTACTCCAAGACTATGGATGGATTGATTGTAGATATAGAAGTTTTATCAGAGCTTGTCAAATCTAAAGTACCAGATGTTCATCAGCATGTGATAAACTTGGGTGTGTTTCCACAGATGTTGCACTATCATCAGCTATCAGATAACATGTACTTGTTAATCTTCATTTGTCAATACTTCAATATCATACAgctaaaagataaagatatcaAAAACATTTTGGATTTTACTCTGTATGGAACTTTCATGGAATTTTCAATATgcgattgtttatttattatattaagttGATTAACTACCTAGCTACCTACCATGGACAACCAATAACAAATGCAAGAATATCACTGAAACAAAGGTGTACCAAAACTATCAAAAAAAGACATTGAACAGATTGAAAAACATGAAATTAATTAACTTCTGATTTAAACAATTGCCCTTTAGTTTGACCCTCACCTTAGTTTGATTTTATCATTTCAGGACTTCCCTGGGCTGTCATTACGACCAAATGGTTTGTTTGTCTGTTTGCTGAAGTTCTGCCCATAGAGACTGTGCTAAGGATATGGGATTGCCTATTGTATGAAGGCTCTAAAATTCTATTCAGAGTCTGCCTGACACTAATAAAATCCAACCGGCCAGCAATAATGTCCTGTAATGACTTTACATCACTAGCAGAATGTTTTAAAGCTATTGTGAAAAATGCTAGTGCTCTGCACTGTCATGAATTCATGCAGGTTGGTACAACCGGAGGCATGCTGTTTTtccaataaatgttttttagggttccgtatccaaagggtaaaaacggaaccctattactaagactccggtgtccgtctgtccatctgtctgtctgtcaccaggctgtatc
The Cydia strobilella chromosome Z, ilCydStro3.1, whole genome shotgun sequence genome window above contains:
- the LOC134754905 gene encoding growth hormone-regulated TBC protein 1-A, whose protein sequence is MAESNFSKVDEYGFERHEDFDFESYEQFMSVYLRVLATRAQKWASLLGEGKSVKRTNIVKRYVRKGIPSEHRPAVWMAISDAEKMKNQSPDLYHKILDRPFEKELVDLVKTDLPRTFPDNIYFTKEANHQTHLFHILIAYAHNNRVVGYCQGLNYIAGLLLLATKSEEVSFWLLKVLVEKILPDYYSKTMDGLIVDIEVLSELVKSKVPDVHQHVINLGLPWAVITTKWFVCLFAEVLPIETVLRIWDCLLYEGSKILFRVCLTLIKSNRPAIMSCNDFTSLAECFKAIVKNASALHCHEFMQAIFKVPGTLSNSTITKLRARFAKQRREQLLKEQR